The following nucleotide sequence is from Primulina tabacum isolate GXHZ01 chromosome 2, ASM2559414v2, whole genome shotgun sequence.
TTAAATGTTCTTTGTGAAAgtgatgaaaaaaaaattttatttttactacTCTTCTTTGAAAAACACacctttcttcttctttttccgACTAATACATATTTCATTATTGAGATTTTTGAATaactataaattaaattatattactctaataattaatgatttacaAACATTTTCGTTTTATTGAGAGAAAAAATATCAACCAAAATTTCTCCAATCAATCGATGCCAAAACATAGATTATATGATATAAAAAGAGTCAGATAAGTTAattatattatcaataaaataattgaaaaggCAAATTTCTTGcgtattatatttaaaattaaatatatgttaGGCTTTTTCGAAGTAAATAATAACGTATGAATCAATAGATGTGACCGCTTCTGTATGATTTTGCTGCTTCCTCTGAAGAAACAGATCCATAAGCTAAAAGTAGATTAATTTTACTGACTTTTAGGCAACTTTGGacggaatatatatatatatatatatatatatatatatatatatatatagacacacacacacaagaaTTTGGATGAGAGAAATGAGATGCAGGAACACGACAAAATGAAAATTTGGatcatataataataattttgttgttgaaaatttatatgtttgaatgatttaatttatttaataatataacatATGCAGGGATGGCCTTGACGGTGCATGATGGAAAATTAATGAAGAGGATAAGAAGATCTGGGAGATTATAAATTTGTGATTTTGTTTTGCTAAAGAAGAATTGAAAAAGAAAGCTAAAAAAATCCCAGAATCTTTTTTTGTGTTGAAATTAATTAAGGAGATGGATCCCGCAAGAAATAAGAGCTGGCAGGaggatatatatatttatatattattatggTCGTCCCCAGATGGaaggaattaagaaaaatatggtATGGTTGTAGATCTGGTACTTCCTGATATCTTATTGTTTGtacaaataaaaacatatatttgtTCTTTCTAAATTAATACTGTAGTGATTCTGCATTCAAGTTTCAGAATTTTCGTAGGAGGGGGCCCTCGTCAtgatgtaataataataataataataataataataataacgcaaaaacttgtgtgagacggtctcacgggtcgtattttgtgagacggatctcttatttgggtcattcataaaaaaatattactttttatgctaagagtattactttttattgtaaatatcggtagggttgactcgtctcacatataaagattcgtgagaccgtcttacaagagacttttttttttttaaatgaactaTAATAACATTAATTCGGGAAGTCCCGAGATACAATGTTTACAAGCCACAAGGGTATATCGTCATTAACACAATTAATGGAGCTATTACAAGGTAAAGCTTTGCGAGCTAAAATGTGAGCCACTTCGATGGTCTGTCGTCGCACATGTTTGATGGAATGAAAATTTGGAAGCTCTAACATTGATTGGATTTTCAAGGCAAGAACCCCAGCAGATCCAAGATCTTCTACGTGTGAAAAGACCATCCTAATAGCTTCCAATGAGTCAGAAAATATGCAAACATTTGATAGCCCAATCCAGAGACATAAGTCCATCTCACTTCTGATTGTCAACAACTCCGCACAAGTAACTGAACCTGGATATCTGATAGGGCTAGCTTGCACACCACAAACTTGTCCCAATGTATTACGCACCACCGCCCCAACACTAAATTTGTTGTTTCTAATATCAAAGTCTGCATCAACGTCCAACCTAAAATAGTCTGGTAGTGGTGGTACCCACTTATCTTCCAAAAATATTTGAGCATCATTATTCCCAGAAGAAGCAACCAAAatgtattttcgaaaattttccaTCATAGCATAAGCCCAGTCCACATTTATCGTAAATTTCTTCCTTGCAGTTTCATGGTTGATCTTGCAAATTTCATGCCAGATTGCCCAACAGAGAGTAGCAAAATATTCAAAATCCTCTTGCTTGAAGGTAGCCAAAAGAAATAAAGCACAATCTAGAAATAAGGCTTCACGTGCAATTTTAAACACTGCCAAAATTGGGTGTTCTTCCACACAAACCGAACAACCGGGCAAAATAACAAGCAGTGACTCGTAgaagcatgaaaatatttacaaagaaGACAAGTACCTTCTGTGGGGATGTGATGCAATGCTAGATTGACCGGTGTAGGCAGTAAATCATGGGAGGCACGCCATAGAAAAATGCGGATTTTGGGCTGGATACGCAGGCTCCATAGGAAATTCCACCAAGATTGATTTGGATGTGAAGACTGAAAAGGATGAGGAGCCAAGCCGCTTCTTTCTCTATGGTAACCATCTTTAACAGTGTATTTACCACTTTTGTTGCCAACCCAAAATCTGGTATCCACACTACCATTTCTGTTTAAAGGAACATTAAGAATGTCTTCAGCTTCATAAGGTGGAAAATGTTGTCTCACTAATGTCTCATTCCATGATCCTGAGCTTGTAATGAAATTCCCCACCTTTGCATTATCATCCAGCAGATCATTCCCTTGGCAATGAAAAGATGGAAGGGTCGGGATCCAAGGATCTTGTTTTGCTAAAATGCCTTGGCCGTTACCTACCCGCCAACAAAGTCCCTTTCTAATGAGCTCTCGGCTCCACAGAAGTGAACGCCAAACATAAGATGGATTGTTCCCCAACCCAGCCATCATGATATCTGTGTCTTTAAAGTACCTTGCCTTTAGAAATCTTGTCAATAAAGAATGGGGCCTCTGAATAATCCGCCAGATTTGTTTAGCGACCAATGCTTTATTAAAAGCGGAGAGTCGACGATATCCCAAACCATCCATGCTCTTCGGATTACACAAGCTGTCCCATTTTAACCAGTGCATTCCTCTCATATCATTATTGCCCCGCCACCAAAATTTTGCACATAATTGTTCCAACTCCTTGCAAAGATTATCTGGGattctaaaacaagacataataTAAGAAGGGATTGCTTGTAATACAGACTTGATAAGAATTTCTTTCCCTCCCATAGAAAAGAACTTTGTTGACCAGCTTCTGATTTTATTTTCCATTCTCTCTCGTAAAAATCCAAATTGTAATCTTTTGTTGCGTAACGATAATGTCGGCAGCCCCAAATAAATATCATGCCCATTGACAATAGAAACCGACAGAACATCTGCTATCTCTTGCGATTGTTGAGCCGATGTACTTGGGCTGAACGTAAGGGATGATTTGTCAAAATTAACCATTTGTCCCGAAGCTTTCTCATAAATCTGAATACATCGACGAACATTTACACTATCCTCCTTGGTGGCCCTGAAAAATATTAAACTGTCATCCGCAAAGAAGAGATGAGAAATAACTGGACATGAGTTAACCACTTTAACACCCCTAAACAATTTTAGCTCCACTGCTTTGGTAAAGATATGAGAAAAACCTTGAGCacataatacaaataaatacgGGGATAATGGATCCCCCTGTCGAAGCCCCCTCGAAGGACAGATAGTGCCATAAATGGAATTATTGAGCCTAACAGAATATGATACGGAGGTTACACATCTCATAATCAAATTAACCCAATGCTCTGCAAAACCCATCTTGAGCATCATTTTCTGAAGGAAGATCCATTCCACTCGATCATAGGCCTTGCTCATGTCAAGCTTGAGAGCCGCAATTCCTGATTTGGCTTTCTGATTATTTCTAATCCAGTGCATACACTCAAACCCCACAATCACATTGTCAAGAATAAGCCTTCCTGGGATAAATGCACTTTAAAAGGAATCAATTATCTGTTCAAGAACTGGTCTAAATCGGTTAGTGATTGCACGAGAAACAATTTTGTAGCAAGTATTGCAAAGACTAATTGGTCTAAAATCCTTTAGAGATACCGGATCTTTAATCTTCGGAATAAGCGTAATAAGTGTTTCATTCCAATCAGTCATTCCAGCCTGGTCATTCAAAATCGCTAGTACTTCCTTAGTAACATCTTCTCCAACAATCGGCCACAATTTATGATAGAAGAGAGCAGTAAATCCGTCTGGCCCTGGTGCTTTAGAAGGATGCATATCAAACACTGCTCTACGAACCTTCTCCTACCACAATATCTGTCAAATCCAACACTTCCTCAATATCCAAAGGAGTTGGATTAGAGGAAGAAAATAGTTTGCGAAAATAATCTGTAGCAATGTCAGCCATACCTTGAACATCAGTGCACCAATCCCCCTATCATTCATCAGacctttaataaaattattccgCCGACGCTGGGAAGCAGTCGCACGGAAGAATTTTGTATTTCGATCTCCGTGTTGTAACCAATTCACTCTAGCTCGTTGGTTCCAGTGTATCTCCTCTTGCTCAGACAATTTTTCGATTTGATATTCAATTTCCCGAATGTAAATGATATTGTCCTTAATTTCTTGAGATCACGTAAGACAATCCAATTTTTTACGAAGATCACCAATCTTCCGATGTAAATGATTAAACCGGGTGCCAGCCCAAGATTTGAGAACCTCTCTGCATTGAGCTAAACAAAAGGTAAGATTTTGATTACCTTTGAGAGCTTGCCAACTCCGACTAAAGGTATCAGTAAAGTCCTCTTCCAAAAGCCACTTATGTTCAAAAGTAAATCTTTTTGGACATTTCCTCAAGTTTTGTAATGGACCTGATTTAAAAGTCAAGTAGATTGGCCGGTGATATGACCCACAGTAAGCTAGATGTTCAACCTCAGCCGTAGGAAACTGGGATTGCCATTCCGAACTACACACAAAACGATCAAGTCTAGCCACAATGTTCTCATCACCCAATCTCTGATTGCACCATGTGAAAGGATCCCCTCGAGCTTGTATATCAAATAAGCCACAATCTGTCAAAACATCAGAAAAGCCACCATCTGGGGCATAGCCCTTAATAACCCTCCAACCTTGTCCGAATCATACAAAATTTCGTTAAAATCCCCTACTACTAACCAGGGAAGCATATTGAGTTCGTTGGTGCCTGCAAGACGTCTGAGAAGCTGCCACGATTGATGTCGGAGTGCTACTATCGGATGTCCATAGAATCCCGTAAAGCGCCAAAAATTTGAACCATTCTTAACAGTACAATCAACATATGTAATGAATGGTAAtatggctttacgttatggtatgaatgataatgaatgttataaaatagaatagataatagatgggtagaatagaaggttgaatttgagctaaataggtaatggaagtgcagaaacggtatgaaaaatgtggcagtagttgtgttttttagcataatattttgtatattgatccaattgatgtgaggccactttcattagaaagaaaagacataaggctataactttcatgttttgagtttttttcaaatcattagggaagacgagacaaaagtggcccgaagtgtgtcgtatgtatcgtcgttcctgcactgacacatgttgggagattgagcataactctttactcagacctctaAATGACAttaggccaattggagatgcaagtcaagacatagggctacaacttttatgttgaTCACTTTTGCAAATTCGGACATTAAAAATGCGTTTTTGGCAGAATTCCGCGCGCCATCGCGCCGGATCCGGCCCCATGGCGCGCCGGTTGCTGAATTTTTTTTGGTGTTGGGCAGCATGGGGCGCGCGGGTGCGCCGGATCTCTTGCCACCGCGCCCAGCACAtgttaaaaagcgtgttttgaggtttggatgacatatattagattggggaatgatttttttatcattttcttcTCTTCCcatttctctccatcggttagaagctagggttcttccatTTTTCTTATTTCCCTCCTATCATCTCTTGACTTATTCCTTCAATCTAAATTGGTATCTTCATCTACGCTAAGAGAAGGACCAAGGTAAGTTATTATTTTGTcttgtttttggattccttgaGTTGTAACTTTGTATTGGTAAGTTTTCGACTTACGGGGGATTGAAAACTTTAGAAAATGATATTAATGGATTCTATTATGGTTTGATCTTGTAGAATTATCACCAAGTGCCAAGGCTAGTGTATCTCTATTTGGTTGTAAGTTGATTCTTCctttgaatgcatctcatgagctgtgtatatgataaatgaagattccattgattttagctcctttaaatcattgattacgtatattgtatgtattgatatattgaaaagaaatggaattgaagtcaagggcaaagtaaaggagctaactctttagcacgcacaccacatgtttgataaaatgattcaatgaatgtttttatggcttGATGATTATATGGTATTGTGGTGTTACCTATGATAATTCTAAACCCACGTGATGGAAGTTGATCAACATAATGACATGTACTgtgactgattttgactgaGACGTACATGTATACCATCGACGGATGACCTATCAATGCCATACGAATGAAAAGAAATGAATTGTTCTATGGAATGCcatcttataattgttataTACGTATTTTATTGACTGatggcatattacggttaagaaatgatacggattccttctttacactatggtatatgtacttgttatttaaagatctacttgctgagtttttataactcatttcagttatgttcATGAGATGCAGATGCGGATGCAGATGTAGGTAACCGAGATTGATACGGCGGGGTGTCGAGATGGAAGAAAGAAATGTGCCAAGCTTGGAGGAAGGGTTATTGATTATTTTGTCTATGgatgattaagaaaatattttgttttgaaatggTTGTAGTTGGTTAATATCTTTTGTTTTAGCACATGTGATACTGTGGGAATTTGTATGTTGTATTGGTTTTATTGGTTGAGACAGTTGGTGAGTTCCTTTTTACGGGGAAACtctgccaaaatttttaaagcACGTACTTTCCTCCAAGTCTATTTTTAAAGCTTTCGCATtatagattttattttatttttttaaacggGTCAGGTGTCACAATATGCTCATCAGAAAAAGAATGGATAGTGACTGAACATGGATCACGCCACAATAAGATAAGACCACCCCTGCGCTTCTTACTATCAACAGCAAAGACACCATCAAACTTGAAACGGCTAGACCAACACCGACTTTGAGAAGAAGTAAGTTTTGATtcacaaatgaaaaataaagatgGGTTTCTTTCTGTCAAAAGACACTGAAGATTGCGGAGTGCACGTGGATTCCCAAGCCCACGTGCATTCCAAATCAAGCAACTCATTGAGATCGCAACCCCGCCGTTATATCATCGATAACTGCATCTATCGCAACACATGTCTTCACTCGCTTCACTGGATCAGTTGAATCATCTTGGTTACTCAAGGCTCGTTTACTAGTAATCAATGAATGGTTAATCTCATCCCCACTTACAAGACTGTTATTGGAATTCCTTGCCAACCGTTTCCAGTTTTTCTTAGGATTTTTACTGGCCACTGCCTTGATTGATCCACATTTTTTGCCTTCGTCAACTCCTATCTCCATCATCAAAATAGGGGAATCCACGATAGGAACAATTGTGTTCTGTTGTTGCTGAGTTATCATTAAAACCAAATTTTCATCCGTCTCGCTTCTATCTCGAGAAGAGTCAGAATCTGCTGAAATCATGTTATGAAGATTCTTATCTATATTCTCAATCAGGCCAGCTTTATCTGTTGCATGATCATCTTTTGATTCCCCACCTTGAGTAGTTCTCGATTTCGTTGGATAAGATGTTTTGTCCCCCCCAACAGAGGATGCTCGAAGCCAATTTCCGAATTTGAACTCTGAATCACCCCCTGCCTTTTCAACACAATCACGATTCACATGACCAATTAGCCCACATTTGAAGCAGAAATTAAGCAGAAATTAGGTAATTTCTCATATACAAGAATAATACATATTTCTTCCTGGGAGTTTTCTGCTTGAATCCATATACCCTGTTTCAAAGGTTTGGTAATATTCAACAATACTCGAATTCTAGCATACCTCCCCGTGCATTGTCCATCATGAGCCTCATCCACTTCGATAACCCGTCCTATTTTCGAGCCAATGTTGCGCAGAATGTCCGAATACATATAAGCTAGTGGAACATTATGGCATTGAATCCAAATAGGAATTTCATCAAACACTATATCAGCAGTTTTTTGTAGACCCGCTGGAGCTTTGAACACAATTAAGTCTTTGAAGAAAGTTCAAGGCCCGTCCAACAGCGCATGACGACGGTCAATAGGTGAAGCAAAATCCAACAGAAAGATGTTCTGTCCTATAACCTCGATACGCACCTTTTTCTTGGCCTGTAGGATTCGAGGCATTTGGGTTTTAAAGGTGATTAGAAAACCAGAAAGAAACCTACCCTTGATAGGAGATCTACTCACGTCGAAGCCCTAGGAGAGAAACGACGAGAGAATGTTTTACAAGAGACTTGTTCTAGTAATAATAGGATGATATTTTACGTTGATATAcactaaatattaaaattaattaatgtaagTTTCTTTTTAAATGAATAATTtgacaaaaatatttatttaagttactaTGATGGTTAGTCTTCATAATTCTTTATATTGGATATTAATATTAACTTTTCTATCTTATCGAATGaagtatttttatttgaaaaaataaaataatgcataTATTAAGATAAAATAAAAGTAACAATATTCAGTTTAGTTTACAATAAttctaatttttatttgtgttttattttatattatggaTATTAACAAAATTAAAGATAATCATTTAGTATTTTTTGGCATGTTCTAAAATGTGCATCTAGAAGTGTCTAAGCAACGTTTAGGAGCTAAGTGATCATCTATCATCTCGATTTTTAGAAAGATGGCCTCTTAGAGTACTGTTTAAAAAATCGTACGTCTAAGCTGCTTAGTGAGAGCCTAGGCGA
It contains:
- the LOC142537187 gene encoding uncharacterized protein LOC142537187; this encodes MSFRGWRVIKGYAPDGGFSDVLTDCGLFDIQARGDPFTWCNQRLGDENIVARLDRFVCSSEWQSQFPTAEVEHLAYCGSYHRPIYLTFKSGPLQNLRKCPKRFTFEHKWLLEEDFTDTFSRSWQALKEIKDNIIYIREIEYQIEKLSEQEEIHWNQRARVNWLQHGDRNTKFFRATASQRRRNNFIKGLMNDRGIGALMFKEKVRRAVFDMHPSKAPGPDGFTALFYHKLWPIVGEDVTKEVLAILNDQAGMTDWNETLITLIPKIKDPVSLKDFRPIRRLILDNVIVGFECMHWIRNNQKAKSGIAALKLDMSKAYDRVEWIFLQKMMLKMGFAEHWVNLIMRCVTSVSYSVRLNNSIYGTICPSRGLRQGDPLSPYLFVLCAQGFSHIFTKAVELKLFRGVKVVNSCPVISHLFFADDSLIFFRATKEDSVNVRRCIQIYEKASGQMVNFDKSSLTFSPSTSAQQSQEIADVLSVSIVNGHDIYLGLPTLSLRNKRLQFGFLRERMENKIRSWSTKFFSMGGKEILIKSVLQAIPSYIMSCFRIPDNLCKELEQLCAKFWWRGNNDMRGMHWLKWDSLCNPKSMDGLGYRRLSAFNKALVAKQIWRIIQRPHSLLTRFLKARYFKDTDIMMAGLGNNPSYVWRSLLWSRELIRKGLCWRVGNGQGILAKQDPWIPTLPSFHCQGNDLLDDNAKVGNFITSSGSWNETLVRQHFPPYEAEDILNVPLNRNGSVDTRFWVGNKSGKYTVKDGYHRERSGLAPHPFQSSHPNQSWWNFLWSLRIQPKIRIFLWRASHDLLPTPVNLALHHIPTEDCALFLLATFKQEDFEYFATLCWAIWHEICKINHETARKKFTINVDWAYAMMENFRKYILVASSGNNDAQIFLEDKWVPPLPDYFRLDVDADFDIRNNKFSVGAVVRNTLGQVCGVQASPIRYPGSVTCAELLTIRSEMDLCLWIGLSNVCIFSDSLEAIRMVFSHVEDLGSAGVLALKIQSMLELPNFHSIKHVRRQTIEVAHILARKALPCNSSINCVNDDIPLWLVNIVSRDFPN